From one Triticum urartu cultivar G1812 chromosome 3, Tu2.1, whole genome shotgun sequence genomic stretch:
- the LOC125542421 gene encoding cytochrome P450 84A1-like: MPLMAAFAKMAVECLQDPLIWLFLVSVALATLRRRRRRGYAPFPPGPKPLPIVGNMTLVNQLTHRGLVALAEKYGGLLHLRLGCLHVVAVSTPEHAREVLQARDGAFSNRPATAANVYLTYGRSDLAFADGGAHVREMRRLCATTLFSRRRAETWLAVRDGYGALARDVGRRSGQAVNLGELIFNHTVGVIFRAAFSAGDEGLDEFVVILRVFSKILGEFHAGDYFPWLRWTARLGFNRRLHAARSAVDKFTDKIIDDHVRRGKNPADADADLVDGLLAFLADANLSKGKDALHFTRDNVKAMIMDMLFGGPETVSSTIEWAMAEMMRSPNTFARLQQELADVVGLDRMVDDSDLDKLPFLGCVVKETFRMHPPIPTLLHAAAKDCVLGGYSVPKGSRIIINMWAINRYREAWKDGDAFRPTRFMPGEGDAVGRDLKGGSFEFLPFGSGRRSCPAQGFGHHAVQLAVAYLAHGFNWELPDGMSPAELDMGDMPGITGPRAAHLYAVPTSRLNCTL; the protein is encoded by the exons ATGCCATTAATGGCTGCCTTCGCAAAGATGGCCGTGGAGTGTCTCCAGGACCCACTGATCTGGCTGTTCCTCGTCTCGGTGGCCTTGGCCACCCTGCGGAGACGGAGACGGCGGGGCTACGCGCCGTTCCCTCCGGGCCCGAAGCCGCTGCCCATCGTCGGTAACATGACGCTGGTGAACCAGCTGACGCACCGCGGGCTGGTGGCGCTGGCGGAGAAGTACGGCGGGCTGCTGCACCTCCGCCTCGGCTGCCTCCACGTGGTGGCGGTGTCGACGCCGGAGCACGCGCGGGAGGTCCTGCAGGCGCGTGACGGCGCCTTCTCGAACCGCCCGGCCACCGCCGCCAACGTTTACCTCACCTACGGCCGCTCCGACCTGGCGTTCGCGGACGGCGGCGCCCACGTGCGCGAGATGCGCAGGCTCTGCGCCACAACCCTCTTCAGCCGGCGCCGCGCCGAGACGTGGCTCGCCGTGCGCGACGGGTACGGGGCGCTGGCCCGCGACGTGGGCAGGCGCAGCGGCCAGGCCGTGAACCTAGGCGAGCTCATCTTCAACCACACCGTGGGCGTCATCTTCCGCGCTGCCTTCAGCGCCGGCGACGAGGGACTGGACGAGTTCGTCGTCATCCTCCGGGTGTTCTCCAAGATCTTAGGCGAGTTCCACGCCGGCGACTACTTCCCGTGGCTCCGGTGGACGGCCCGGCTGGGCTTCAACCGCCGCCTCCACGCAGCGCGCAGCGCCGTCGACAAGTTTACCGACAAGATAATCGACGACCACGTGAGGAGAGGGAAGAACCCCGCCGATGCCGACGCCGACTTGGTAGATGGCCTGCTCGCTTTCCTCGCCGACGCGAACCTATCCAAAGGGAAGGACGCCCTCCACTTCACCCGCGACAACGTCAAGGCCATGATCATG GATATGTTGTTTGGCGGGCCGGAAACGGTGAGTTCAACGATTGAGTGGGCAATGGCGGAGATGATGCGTAGCCCTAATACCTTTGCACGGCTTCAGCAGGAGCTGGCTGACGTGGTGGGGCTCGACCGCATGGTGGATGACTCAGACCTCGACAAGCTCCCCTTCCTAGGATGCGTCGTCAAAGAGACGTTCCGCATGCACCCGCCCATCCCGACGCTTCTCCACGCGGCTGCTAAAGACTGTGTACTCGGAGGTTACTCGGTCCCTAAAGGCTCGCGAATAATAATCAATATGTGGGCAATCAATCGTTACCGCGAGGCCTGGAAGGACGGCGACGCCTTCCGGCCGACGCGGTTCATGCCAGGTGAGGGGGACGCTGTCGGGCGGGACCTCAAGGGCGGCTCCTTCGAGTTCCTACCCTTCGGGTCTGGACGACGCTCGTGTCCAGCACAGGGATTCGGTCATCATGCAGTACAATTGGCTGTCGCATACCTCGCCCATGGGTTCAACTGGGAGCTACCCGACGGTATGAGTCCGGCGGAGCTTGACATGGGTGACATGCCCGGCATCACTGGACCGCGCGCCGCGCACCTCTACGCCGTGCCCACGTCCCGACTCAACTGCACGTTGTAA